The following are encoded in a window of Variovorax paradoxus genomic DNA:
- a CDS encoding protein kinase family protein, whose product MLSLLALSCPQCSAPLPRAARWRTVHCGYCGATITRGTETVERESFRAAWRRANAPQLTDTGRLLQWRGAHYRVLAPLGHGEHSDVLLAERLGAVPERVTIKLARDAAGDAVLAREAAVLQALQALSVAGAAYFTRRLPQPLGLGVAQGLGDGERQALVLRHPTGFWGSLQEVQQANSPQGIDARHAVWLWRRMLEVLAFVHGAGWTHRAITPAHALVHPRDHGVLLIGWSQAKPDVSGGAIGRDLMASARSVRALLSDGAVPAPLAALLRECSDDAIACERLGAQGIEQALSAASREAFGPSRFVHFDPAPVR is encoded by the coding sequence ATGCTGTCGCTGCTTGCACTGAGTTGTCCCCAATGCTCGGCGCCGTTGCCGCGCGCGGCGCGCTGGCGCACCGTCCACTGCGGCTACTGCGGCGCCACCATCACGCGCGGCACCGAAACCGTCGAGCGCGAGAGCTTTCGCGCCGCCTGGCGGCGCGCCAATGCGCCGCAGCTCACCGACACCGGCCGCCTCCTGCAGTGGCGCGGCGCGCACTACCGCGTGCTCGCCCCGCTGGGCCACGGCGAGCACAGCGACGTGCTGCTCGCCGAACGGCTCGGCGCCGTGCCCGAGCGCGTGACGATCAAGCTTGCGCGTGACGCGGCCGGCGACGCCGTGCTGGCACGCGAGGCCGCCGTGCTGCAGGCGCTGCAAGCCCTGTCGGTGGCCGGTGCGGCTTACTTCACGCGGCGGCTGCCGCAGCCGCTGGGCCTGGGCGTGGCGCAAGGCCTCGGCGACGGTGAGCGGCAGGCGCTCGTGCTGCGGCACCCGACCGGTTTCTGGGGCAGCCTGCAAGAGGTGCAGCAGGCGAACAGCCCGCAAGGCATCGACGCGCGCCATGCCGTCTGGCTCTGGCGGCGCATGCTCGAGGTGCTGGCCTTCGTGCACGGCGCCGGCTGGACGCACCGCGCGATCACGCCCGCGCATGCACTCGTGCATCCGCGCGACCACGGTGTGCTGCTCATCGGCTGGTCGCAGGCGAAGCCCGACGTGTCGGGGGGCGCCATCGGGCGTGACCTGATGGCGTCGGCGCGCAGCGTGCGCGCGTTGCTCTCGGATGGCGCTGTGCCCGCACCGCTCGCCGCCTTGCTGCGCGAATGCAGCGACGATGCCATCGCCTGCGAACGCCTGGGCGCACAGGGCATCGAGCAGGCACTGTCGGCCGCCTCGCGCGAGGCCTTCGGGCCGTCGCGCTTCGTTCATTTCGACCCCGCGCCGGTTCGCTAG